Proteins from a genomic interval of Papaver somniferum cultivar HN1 chromosome 4, ASM357369v1, whole genome shotgun sequence:
- the LOC113272125 gene encoding F-box protein At3g07870-like, whose amino-acid sequence MDLKPLLKRSIYSFDGSCNGLMCFNESFEEDDVYICNPATREYIVLPKFEGKDMLDLLTGFGYIPSTNQYKVVRIHNTERDPNVGIIQVYTLGSGIGWRNAGTIDIKCVPRCTGAFANGALHWVAFDGTIIVFHLADEKCSELHSPPRLIGTHCRYVGVLGGFLSVTYYRYPRGVDIWLLKKNEDNADLSWSKEFSFDSYIPQPFGIIKSGRLLCYEQHKIYCYDLETSSVKMDVSFGKFISEAIPHKNTLFSLKEVHVYKLGMCYVFPVAIT is encoded by the exons ATGGATTTAAAACCTTTACTTAAGCGTAGTATTTATTCATTTGATGGATCATGTAATGGATTAATGTGCTTCAATGAATCctttgaagaagatgatgtttaTATATGTAATCCTGCTACCAGAGAATATATTGTCCTTCCAAAATTTGAAGGGAAAGACATGTTAGACTTGTTAACTGGCTTTGGTTACATTCCGTCAACGAATCAGTACAAGGTTGTTAGAATCCATAACACCGAAAGAGACCCAAATGTAGGAATTATTCAGGTATACACTCTAGGTAGCGGTATTGGATGGAGAAATGCAGGAACGATAGACATAAAATGTGTTCCACGGTGTACTGGTGCTTTTGcaaatggagctcttcattgggtGGCCTTCGATGgaaccattattgttttccatTTAGCTGATGAAAAGTGTAGTGAACTTCATTCGCCACCCCGCTTGATAGGAACTCATTGTCGATATGTAGGGGTTTTAGGTGGTTTTCTAAGTGTTACTTATTATCGTTATCCACGTGGTGTTGATATATGGTTattgaagaagaatgaagataaTGCTGACCTGAGCTGGAGTAAAGAGTTTAGTTTTGACAGTTACATACCGCAGCCATTTGGGATTATCAAGAGTGGTAGGCTTCTATGCTATGAGCAGCACAAAATTTATTGTTACGATCTGGAAACATCATCTGTCAAAATGGATGTGAGTTTTGGAAAGTTTATTAGTGAAGCAATCCCTCACAAGAATACTTTATTTTCATTAAAG GAAGTTCATGTCTACAAACTGGGCATGTGTTATGTTTTTCCTGTTGCCATTACATAA
- the LOC113272126 gene encoding 60S ribosomal protein L23A-like, with product MNYFKFLLLVLVVTVTKKADPKVLANKASKAVKAGASTIKKKAKNICTSVIFHRPKTLQKARNPKYQYISALPRNKLDHYQILKYPLTTESAMKKIEDCKPGLPKMPLATPSVFSFIHGSSGGLQVTEI from the exons ATGAACTATTTTAAGTTTCTACTACTGGTGCTAGTGGTGACAG TTACTAAGAAGGCTGACCCCAAGGTGCTGGCTAACAAAGCTTCCAAGGCTGTCAAAGCTGGAGCATCAACCATTAAGAAGAAGGCTAAGAATATCTGCACATCAGTCATATTTCACAGGCCAAAGACATTGCAGAAGGCAAGGAATCCCAAGTACCAATATATTAGTGCACTACCAAGGAACAAGCTGGACCATTACCAGATCCTGAAATACCCACTCACCACCGAGTCCGcaatgaagaagattgaaga CTGCAAACCCGGTTTGCCTAAAATGCCTCTTGCTACACCATCAGTGTTCAGTTTCATCCATGGATCATCAGGTGGATTGCAGGTGACGGAGATCTAG